One genomic segment of Culturomica massiliensis includes these proteins:
- a CDS encoding M16 family metallopeptidase → MNINRKISPVISELSVPTLLSYTRETFANGTEVIWVHDPNQEVFKMDITFDAGAYYQPQPLTASATINMLNEGTKRHSSSQIAEIFDYYGAYTDFNSGMHKAEVNLFSMNKFAGETIPVVAELITESTIPANELEIYLRNKLQQFRIEKQKTAWLARKEMYRVMFGTRHPYGNQISEQDYTRITPELIRQFYTARILSGKSRIILSGNITETIRKRVQESFAISNRPVNDLPEPEHVFEPAKPGRYHIEKADAVQTSIRIGKKGVGLADKDYAGFLLLNTVLGGYFGSRLMSNIREEKGYTYGIQSFNVSLPLTAYWGISTDVDNKHTRAAIDEILKEIEKIRQEPIPSDELNRVKSFFYGDLLREIDGVFSQADSLKQKLIYGKDNRFYIDIIDRVKHCTPDELQELAQRYLDPAELYIVTAGKTI, encoded by the coding sequence ATGAATATCAATCGAAAAATAAGTCCGGTAATCTCTGAATTAAGTGTTCCCACCCTTCTTTCATACACCCGTGAGACTTTTGCAAACGGAACGGAAGTGATCTGGGTACACGATCCCAATCAGGAAGTATTCAAAATGGACATAACTTTCGATGCAGGTGCATACTATCAGCCTCAGCCTTTAACAGCCTCCGCTACGATCAATATGCTGAATGAAGGCACAAAACGACACAGCTCCTCCCAAATAGCTGAAATTTTCGATTATTACGGAGCCTACACCGATTTCAACTCGGGTATGCACAAGGCCGAAGTCAATTTGTTTTCCATGAACAAATTTGCCGGAGAAACCATCCCGGTAGTAGCGGAACTGATAACCGAAAGTACGATTCCGGCCAACGAACTGGAAATATACCTTCGGAACAAATTACAGCAATTCAGGATAGAAAAGCAAAAAACAGCCTGGCTGGCCCGGAAAGAAATGTACCGGGTAATGTTCGGTACACGACACCCTTACGGCAATCAAATCTCCGAACAGGATTATACCCGGATAACCCCCGAATTGATCCGTCAATTCTATACCGCACGAATCCTGAGCGGTAAAAGCCGGATAATACTCTCCGGTAATATCACGGAAACAATACGGAAACGGGTACAGGAATCATTTGCCATCTCTAACCGGCCGGTAAACGATTTACCGGAACCGGAACATGTATTCGAACCGGCAAAACCGGGCCGGTATCATATCGAAAAAGCCGATGCCGTACAAACCAGCATCCGGATCGGCAAAAAAGGTGTCGGTCTGGCAGACAAGGACTACGCCGGCTTTCTGCTGCTAAACACGGTGTTGGGCGGCTATTTCGGTTCCCGCCTGATGTCCAACATACGGGAGGAAAAAGGCTACACCTACGGTATACAATCGTTTAATGTATCCCTTCCTCTGACAGCCTATTGGGGTATCAGCACCGATGTAGACAACAAACACACCCGGGCTGCTATCGACGAGATATTGAAAGAAATCGAAAAGATCAGGCAGGAACCGATTCCTTCGGACGAATTAAACCGGGTTAAAAGTTTTTTTTATGGAGACCTGTTACGGGAAATCGACGGTGTTTTCTCTCAGGCAGATTCCCTGAAACAGAAATTAATCTACGGCAAAGACAACCGTTTCTATATCGACATTATCGACCGGGTAAAGCACTGTACTCCTGACGAACTACAGGAATTAGCCCAACGTTATCTGGATCCGGCAGAATTATACATTGTTACCGCAGGAAAAACAATATAA
- a CDS encoding NAD(P)H-dependent flavin oxidoreductase: MNRITKLFRIKYPIIQGGMVWCSGWRLASAVSNQGGLGLLGAGSMHPETLLEHIRKMHTATTKPWGVNVPLLYPEIDNLIDMLIREKVKIVFTSAGSPKKYTPLLKAHDITVVHVVSSATFALKSQEAGVDAVVAEGFEAGGHNGREETTTLTLIPDVVSQCNLPVIAAGGIASGKAMLAAFALGAAGVQIGSRFAVATESSAHQAFKQRVWDTPEGGTMLALKKIAPTRLIKNEFYEQVKALEEKGADTEKLKELLGKGRAKMGIFEGDMKEGELEIGQISSMLTKEENVEEIFKALLSDYNNTLKTLKSDNFRME; this comes from the coding sequence ATGAATCGAATCACAAAACTCTTTCGCATAAAATACCCGATCATACAAGGCGGGATGGTTTGGTGCAGCGGTTGGCGCCTTGCATCGGCTGTCAGCAATCAAGGCGGATTGGGCTTACTCGGAGCCGGCTCTATGCATCCGGAAACTTTACTGGAACACATCCGGAAAATGCACACAGCCACCACGAAGCCCTGGGGCGTTAATGTCCCGCTTTTATATCCGGAAATTGACAATCTGATCGATATGTTAATCCGTGAAAAAGTTAAAATCGTATTTACATCTGCCGGAAGTCCGAAAAAATATACCCCTTTGCTGAAGGCTCACGACATAACGGTAGTACATGTCGTCAGCAGCGCTACCTTCGCCCTGAAAAGCCAGGAAGCCGGAGTCGATGCCGTCGTAGCAGAAGGGTTTGAGGCCGGCGGACATAACGGCCGGGAAGAAACCACAACCCTGACTCTGATTCCCGATGTCGTCAGTCAATGTAATCTGCCGGTCATAGCTGCCGGCGGTATAGCCTCCGGAAAAGCCATGCTGGCTGCTTTCGCTTTAGGTGCTGCAGGTGTACAAATCGGTTCCCGCTTTGCAGTCGCAACCGAATCGTCCGCACATCAGGCATTCAAGCAAAGAGTATGGGATACCCCGGAAGGAGGAACGATGTTAGCATTGAAGAAAATCGCCCCGACCCGTCTCATTAAAAATGAATTTTACGAACAGGTAAAAGCATTGGAAGAAAAAGGCGCCGATACCGAAAAGTTAAAAGAATTACTAGGAAAAGGACGGGCTAAAATGGGTATTTTCGAAGGCGATATGAAGGAAGGCGAACTGGAAATCGGCCAAATTTCATCCATGCTTACCAAAGAAGAAAATGTGGAAGAAATTTTCAAAGCACTCCTTTCAGACTATAACAATACCCTGAAAACACTGAAATCTGATAATTTCCGGATGGAATAA
- a CDS encoding M16 family metallopeptidase has product MIKFSRHILDNGLTLLCSYDAGTPFVSVNILYKVGSKNENADKTGFAHLFEHLMFGGSLNIPDFDREIQLAGGDSNAYTTNDYTNYYITVPAANIETALWLESDRMLNLNFSPQSLHVQQQVVTEEYKQRYLNAPYGDIWLRLRPLAYKVHPYRWPTIGMSLGHIEQATLEDVKDFFNKYYTPDNAIISICGNITEDKAVALVKKWFGDIPPAHYRKPLLPAEPEQQEARRLVLENNPVPADMIWKVYHMGNRLSENFYHCDIISDILSNGQSSRLYLHLIKNSGIFSDVDAYVSGDTDPGLFIFSGKLSEGVSVEEAEKAMESELEHFISDPISERELQKIIHKTEARICYSEISYQTKAGNLAFFEFLGDAGLINCENKKYEGITVDKLKNTARELFRPENSSTLIYRKK; this is encoded by the coding sequence ATGATTAAATTTTCACGCCATATTCTGGACAACGGTCTCACATTGCTATGCAGCTACGATGCAGGTACTCCGTTCGTATCCGTCAACATATTGTACAAAGTAGGCTCCAAGAACGAAAACGCCGATAAAACGGGTTTTGCCCATCTTTTTGAGCACCTGATGTTCGGCGGCTCGCTCAATATACCGGATTTCGACCGGGAAATACAGCTTGCCGGCGGAGACAGCAATGCTTATACGACAAATGACTATACAAACTATTACATCACCGTCCCGGCTGCCAATATTGAAACCGCTCTCTGGCTGGAATCCGACCGTATGTTGAACCTGAATTTCTCTCCGCAGAGTCTGCATGTTCAGCAACAAGTCGTTACGGAGGAATACAAGCAACGTTACCTGAATGCACCATACGGAGATATCTGGCTGCGTTTGCGACCGCTGGCCTATAAAGTACATCCCTACCGCTGGCCTACGATCGGTATGTCGCTCGGGCACATCGAACAGGCTACATTGGAAGACGTGAAAGATTTTTTCAATAAATACTATACTCCGGACAATGCGATCATCAGCATTTGCGGCAATATAACCGAAGATAAAGCAGTAGCGCTCGTAAAAAAATGGTTCGGCGATATTCCTCCCGCCCATTACAGAAAGCCCTTGTTGCCGGCAGAACCGGAACAACAGGAAGCCCGGAGACTTGTTCTGGAAAACAACCCGGTACCTGCCGATATGATCTGGAAAGTATACCACATGGGAAATCGTTTATCCGAAAATTTTTACCACTGTGACATCATCTCCGATATCTTATCCAACGGACAGTCATCACGCCTTTATCTCCACCTGATCAAAAACAGCGGCATTTTCTCGGATGTCGATGCTTATGTCAGCGGTGATACCGACCCGGGCCTGTTTATTTTCAGCGGTAAACTATCCGAAGGTGTTTCTGTTGAAGAAGCGGAAAAAGCGATGGAATCGGAATTGGAACATTTTATCAGTGATCCGATTTCCGAACGGGAACTACAAAAAATCATCCACAAAACGGAAGCCCGGATTTGCTACAGCGAGATCAGCTATCAAACCAAGGCCGGCAATCTGGCTTTCTTTGAATTTTTAGGAGACGCCGGGCTTATCAATTGTGAAAACAAAAAATACGAAGGGATCACCGTCGACAAATTGAAAAATACCGCCCGGGAATTATTCCGGCCGGAAAACTCATCGACACTGATTTACCGAAAAAAATAA
- a CDS encoding sulfide/dihydroorotate dehydrogenase-like FAD/NAD-binding protein, translating to MNKILKKRHFSDRVIQLEVEAPLIAKARKPGNFVIVRVGERGERVPLTISEADTVRGSITLVIQKMGVSSTKLCDLNEGDYITDLVGPLGKATHIEKVGTVLACGGGVGVAPLLPIVQGFKEAGNRVVSVIAARNKDLVILEDEIRRYSDEVIVMTDDGSYGRKGLVTEGMEEVIQREKVDLAVTIGPAVMMKFCALLTKKYDIPTIASLNAIMVDGTGMCGACRVTVGGKTKFTCVDGPEFDAHQIDFDEMMSRLGGYKNIETEKMKHI from the coding sequence ATGAATAAAATTTTGAAAAAAAGACATTTTTCTGACCGGGTCATACAACTGGAAGTGGAGGCTCCGTTGATTGCCAAGGCCCGTAAGCCGGGAAATTTTGTAATTGTGAGGGTCGGAGAACGGGGCGAACGTGTTCCTTTGACGATTTCAGAGGCGGATACCGTGCGCGGAAGTATCACTTTGGTTATTCAAAAGATGGGGGTTTCTTCGACAAAATTATGTGATCTGAACGAGGGGGATTATATTACGGATTTGGTCGGCCCGCTGGGTAAAGCGACTCATATCGAGAAGGTCGGAACAGTGCTTGCTTGTGGCGGAGGTGTCGGTGTTGCTCCTTTACTGCCTATTGTTCAGGGATTTAAAGAAGCCGGGAATCGGGTGGTTTCGGTTATTGCGGCCCGCAATAAAGATTTGGTTATACTGGAAGATGAGATCAGACGGTATTCGGATGAGGTAATTGTGATGACGGATGACGGTAGCTACGGCCGGAAAGGATTGGTTACGGAAGGCATGGAGGAAGTGATCCAAAGGGAAAAAGTGGATTTGGCCGTGACGATCGGACCGGCAGTTATGATGAAATTTTGTGCCTTACTGACAAAGAAGTATGATATTCCGACAATTGCGAGTCTGAATGCTATTATGGTGGATGGTACGGGGATGTGCGGTGCCTGTCGGGTAACTGTCGGCGGAAAAACGAAATTTACTTGTGTCGATGGCCCTGAATTTGATGCGCACCAGATCGATTTCGATGAGATGATGTCGAGATTGGGAGGATATAAGAATATAGAGACTGAAAAAATGAAACATATATAA
- a CDS encoding RidA family protein — MKKIINSPKAPKAIGPYSQAVEVNGTLYISGQLPIDASTGKFAEGGIKEQTEQALKNIGYILEEAGYTFDHVVKSTCLLSDISDFAAMNEVYARYYTKDCPARAAFAVKSLPMGALVEIETIAAK; from the coding sequence ATGAAAAAAATCATCAACTCTCCGAAAGCACCGAAAGCCATCGGCCCCTATAGCCAGGCTGTAGAAGTCAACGGTACACTTTATATCAGCGGTCAGCTTCCGATCGACGCGTCCACCGGCAAATTTGCCGAAGGCGGTATCAAAGAACAAACCGAACAGGCACTGAAAAATATAGGCTACATTCTGGAAGAAGCCGGATATACTTTCGATCATGTCGTAAAATCAACCTGTTTGTTGAGTGACATCAGTGATTTTGCTGCCATGAATGAGGTATATGCCAGATACTACACCAAAGACTGTCCTGCCCGTGCAGCTTTTGCCGTGAAATCATTGCCTATGGGGGCATTGGTTGAAATAGAAACCATTGCTGCAAAATAA
- the rbr gene encoding rubrerythrin, which translates to MSIKGTRTEQNLLKSFAGESQARSRYTFFASVAKKEGYEQISGVFMETAEQEKEHAKKFFKYLEGGMVEITASYPAGIIGTTAENLKAAAEGENEEWADLYPEFAKIADEEGFPQIANTFRQIAKVEAEHEARYRTLLARVEAGKVFERDEEIEWQCRNCGYVLKGKKAPMKCPACEHPQAYFEPKKNNY; encoded by the coding sequence ATGAGTATTAAAGGAACCAGAACAGAACAAAACCTGCTGAAATCATTTGCAGGAGAATCTCAGGCCAGAAGTCGTTATACATTCTTTGCCAGTGTAGCTAAAAAAGAAGGTTACGAACAGATCAGCGGCGTATTTATGGAAACGGCGGAACAGGAAAAAGAACATGCTAAGAAGTTTTTCAAGTACCTGGAAGGAGGAATGGTTGAAATCACTGCAAGTTATCCGGCCGGTATCATCGGAACGACAGCCGAAAACCTGAAAGCAGCAGCCGAAGGAGAAAACGAAGAATGGGCAGATCTATACCCTGAATTTGCAAAGATTGCAGACGAAGAAGGTTTTCCTCAGATTGCCAATACATTTCGTCAAATAGCTAAAGTAGAGGCAGAACACGAAGCCCGCTACCGGACTTTGTTGGCACGCGTTGAGGCCGGTAAAGTGTTCGAACGCGACGAAGAGATCGAATGGCAATGCCGTAACTGCGGATATGTACTGAAAGGTAAAAAAGCTCCGATGAAATGTCCGGCTTGCGAACATCCCCAAGCTTATTTTGAACCGAAAAAGAATAACTATTAA
- a CDS encoding DUF4251 domain-containing protein: MKLILLLSLFYICQYSYGQNETERIQNDFQKTKEIVDGNHFKIVFSIATPLSGVNVRIDSAWVAVNGKKASGYLPYYTGNYGFSMTGNKGILFDNEMLNRTEKIKGRKVKKAIKYSFDIVGKNDIYRLEMDIQYDRTCYLYVTSNRRSPISYIGTIYKTGSQ, encoded by the coding sequence ATGAAACTTATCCTGCTTCTCTCTTTATTTTACATCTGTCAGTATTCCTACGGACAGAACGAAACCGAACGTATACAGAACGACTTTCAAAAAACCAAAGAAATCGTCGACGGCAATCATTTCAAAATCGTTTTCAGCATCGCAACGCCTTTAAGCGGTGTCAATGTTCGTATTGACAGTGCCTGGGTAGCTGTAAACGGGAAAAAAGCCTCCGGTTATCTCCCTTACTACACTGGAAATTACGGTTTCTCCATGACCGGAAATAAAGGTATTCTTTTCGACAACGAAATGCTCAACCGTACAGAAAAAATCAAAGGCCGGAAGGTAAAAAAAGCCATCAAATACAGTTTCGATATTGTCGGTAAAAACGATATCTACCGGCTCGAAATGGATATTCAATACGACAGAACCTGCTATCTTTATGTAACCAGCAACCGTCGTAGTCCGATCTCTTACATAGGTACCATTTATAAAACCGGCAGCCAATAA
- a CDS encoding DUF4251 domain-containing protein, with the protein MKNIFLLLLLSVSFTLQAQNHVAKDSTFEQLRTLIESGNFRIEVNRAYPSGGRSVDLFSNRGFVNVKDSVATGFFPFFGRAYSAPLNGEGGIEFNAPMKKITLTVKNKKKNKRILYHFQVKGTNDTYDIYVDASASGSCMVSVRSNQKSHISYSGDIFPLPEKSSKP; encoded by the coding sequence ATGAAAAACATTTTTCTTTTATTATTGCTCTCCGTAAGTTTCACCTTACAAGCGCAGAATCATGTGGCCAAAGACAGCACATTTGAGCAATTACGAACTTTAATCGAAAGCGGGAACTTCCGCATCGAGGTAAACCGGGCATATCCCTCCGGAGGCCGGAGTGTCGACCTGTTTTCCAACCGGGGTTTTGTTAACGTAAAAGATTCCGTTGCCACAGGTTTCTTTCCTTTTTTCGGACGGGCCTACTCAGCTCCCCTCAACGGAGAAGGAGGAATAGAATTCAATGCTCCCATGAAAAAAATTACCCTGACCGTAAAAAATAAAAAGAAGAACAAACGTATTCTATACCATTTTCAGGTAAAAGGGACAAACGACACGTATGACATTTATGTAGACGCTTCTGCAAGCGGCAGTTGTATGGTATCTGTACGAAGCAACCAGAAAAGTCATATTTCTTACAGCGGGGATATCTTCCCACTTCCGGAAAAAAGTTCCAAACCTTAA
- a CDS encoding HsmA family protein, with protein MHLTSYDDQFLLAAIVIISMALIFYSVGVWSERIQGRLKGWHVVAFGLGLLCDFVGTAFMAELVRLTGHDNSLHATLGSIAIFLMAIHAGWAFWTFRKGTPRMKHNFSRFSIAVWSIWE; from the coding sequence ATGCATCTTACCTCTTATGATGATCAGTTTTTATTAGCGGCTATCGTTATTATTTCGATGGCCTTGATTTTTTATTCGGTAGGTGTCTGGAGCGAGCGGATACAAGGACGTTTGAAAGGCTGGCATGTGGTCGCTTTCGGCTTGGGGTTGTTGTGTGATTTTGTCGGTACTGCTTTTATGGCCGAGTTGGTGAGGTTGACGGGACACGACAATAGCCTGCATGCCACATTGGGAAGTATAGCGATATTCCTGATGGCCATTCATGCCGGCTGGGCCTTTTGGACTTTCCGGAAAGGGACACCCCGTATGAAACATAATTTCAGCCGGTTCAGTATAGCCGTTTGGAGTATCTGGGAATGA
- a CDS encoding RluA family pseudouridine synthase: protein MSVKKENKISGFHPFSTPVTHIVLPQKFTCPFHYTPHPLCIIASEEIQDYLSRQKQWEEELNKGKMFGVLVVRTETGRIGYLAAFSGILAGRNIHPYFVPPVYDLQQPQGFFKKEEANITALNERINILENDTHYLNIRQKISDINQKAGQILADAKDNLKKAKADRDVRRKNPLTEAEQADLLKESQFRKAEFRRLKQYWEKQIDAIQAETDRFTLQIETLKEERKNRSAALQQKLFEQFQLLNARGEIRNLCDIFKETVHKTPPAGAGECAAPKLLQYAYLNRLHPIAMAEFWWGNSPKTELRRHGYYYPACKGKCEPILKHMLQGLDVEDNLLPENTPDRYELEILYEDQWLLIVNKPAGMLSVPGKSSQASVCQLLQKHHPALTGLTTVHRLDMATSGLLLIAKTKDIHYHLQRQFKNRTIKKSYVAILDGNIDSDEGIIELPLCLDPWDRPRQIVSPEHGKPSVTRYRVVEHNANRTRIVFYPLTGRTHQLRVHAAHPLGLNTPILGDTLYGREAERLYLHAESLEFRHPVSHEIIRIEKKAEF, encoded by the coding sequence ATGTCAGTGAAAAAAGAGAACAAAATATCCGGATTCCATCCTTTTTCAACACCGGTGACACACATCGTCCTACCCCAAAAATTTACCTGTCCTTTTCACTACACCCCCCATCCGCTTTGTATCATTGCCTCAGAAGAGATTCAGGACTATCTTTCCCGGCAAAAACAATGGGAAGAGGAATTGAATAAAGGTAAAATGTTCGGGGTATTGGTCGTTCGGACCGAAACAGGCAGGATCGGCTATCTGGCAGCATTTTCCGGTATTCTGGCAGGCCGGAATATACATCCTTATTTCGTACCTCCGGTTTATGATCTACAGCAACCTCAAGGCTTTTTCAAAAAAGAAGAGGCAAATATAACGGCCCTCAACGAACGGATAAACATCCTGGAAAATGATACTCATTACCTGAATATCCGGCAGAAAATCAGCGATATCAATCAAAAAGCCGGACAAATACTGGCCGATGCCAAAGACAATTTAAAAAAAGCCAAGGCAGACCGGGACGTCCGTCGTAAAAATCCCCTCACAGAGGCAGAGCAAGCCGATTTACTCAAAGAAAGTCAATTCCGGAAAGCAGAATTCAGACGACTGAAACAGTATTGGGAAAAACAAATCGATGCAATTCAAGCTGAAACAGACCGTTTCACTTTACAGATAGAAACACTAAAAGAAGAACGCAAAAACCGTTCTGCCGCTTTACAACAAAAACTTTTCGAGCAATTTCAGCTACTAAACGCCCGGGGCGAAATAAGAAATCTGTGTGATATCTTTAAAGAGACCGTACATAAGACACCGCCCGCAGGCGCCGGTGAATGCGCTGCCCCCAAATTATTGCAATATGCCTATCTCAATCGTCTCCACCCCATTGCCATGGCAGAATTCTGGTGGGGCAATTCCCCGAAAACGGAGCTCCGCCGGCACGGATACTATTACCCTGCCTGTAAGGGAAAATGCGAACCGATTTTAAAGCATATGCTTCAGGGACTGGATGTCGAAGACAACCTTCTACCTGAAAATACGCCCGACAGGTATGAATTGGAAATCCTGTATGAAGATCAATGGTTACTGATTGTCAATAAACCGGCAGGCATGTTGTCCGTCCCCGGAAAATCAAGTCAGGCTTCCGTTTGTCAATTACTCCAAAAACACCATCCCGCCCTTACCGGCCTGACGACCGTTCACCGCCTGGATATGGCAACTTCCGGCTTGCTGCTGATTGCCAAGACCAAAGATATCCATTACCATTTACAGCGACAATTCAAAAACCGAACTATAAAAAAAAGTTACGTCGCTATCCTGGACGGTAACATCGACAGCGACGAAGGAATTATTGAACTTCCTCTTTGTCTCGATCCCTGGGATCGTCCGCGGCAGATCGTCAGCCCCGAGCACGGTAAACCGTCCGTTACCCGATACCGGGTTGTGGAGCACAATGCCAACCGAACCCGCATCGTATTTTACCCCCTTACCGGCAGAACCCACCAACTACGTGTCCATGCTGCCCATCCGCTTGGCTTAAACACGCCTATCCTGGGCGACACCTTATACGGCCGGGAAGCAGAACGCCTTTACCTTCACGCCGAAAGTCTCGAATTCCGGCATCCCGTATCTCATGAGATTATCCGGATAGAAAAAAAGGCTGAATTTTAA
- a CDS encoding translation initiation factor, whose amino-acid sequence MANKKDRINIVYSTNPDFNYEYNQEEAQETLSPEKQNLRVTLDTKQRAGKVVTLVQGFVGTENDLKELAKLLKNKCGVGGSIKDGIIIIQGALRDKVLAILQANRYRAK is encoded by the coding sequence ATGGCAAATAAAAAAGACAGAATCAATATCGTATATTCGACCAATCCCGATTTCAACTACGAATACAATCAGGAAGAAGCACAGGAAACCCTGAGTCCGGAAAAGCAAAATTTACGGGTAACACTGGACACCAAACAACGGGCCGGCAAAGTTGTCACACTGGTTCAAGGGTTTGTGGGTACGGAGAATGACCTGAAAGAACTCGCCAAACTACTGAAAAACAAATGCGGAGTAGGCGGCAGCATCAAAGACGGAATCATCATCATCCAGGGAGCCTTACGGGATAAAGTCCTGGCCATCCTCCAAGCCAACCGCTACCGCGCCAAATAA
- a CDS encoding MFS transporter, whose product MTEKINKLLKDSAAARWTALILLASAMFFAYMFVDILSPLQAMLQETHGWDPTAYGTYQGSETFLNVFVFFLIFAGIILDKIGVRYTALLSGALMVIGAYIKYFAVSSAFSGCAADEFLKGFWNFFPFYEGMPSSAKMAALGFMIFGCGVEMAGITVSKGIVKWFKGKEMALAMGLEMAIARIGVAAAVLVSPAIANMGGVSDASRSVMFCVILLLVGFISFCVYFFMDKKLEKQMGESGEEPEEPFKISDLGKIFTSKVFWLVALLCVLYYSAIFPFQKYAINMLQCNLDFTAEKAGLIFSVFPLGAAAITPILGNYLDRKGKGASMLIFGALLMIICHLTFALALPVLKGSMAGPVIAFTAIILLGISFSLVPAALWPSVPKLVDDRLLGSAYAVIFWIQNIGLFAFPMIIGNVLAAVNPGITDPLQYNYTVPMLVFASLGVFALLLGLWLKKEDKIKGYGLELPNIKKD is encoded by the coding sequence ATGACAGAAAAAATCAACAAACTATTGAAAGACTCTGCGGCAGCACGTTGGACTGCCTTGATCTTATTGGCCTCGGCAATGTTTTTTGCTTATATGTTCGTAGATATATTGTCTCCGTTACAGGCCATGTTACAAGAAACTCATGGCTGGGACCCCACTGCTTACGGAACTTATCAGGGAAGTGAAACCTTTTTGAATGTATTTGTATTCTTTCTGATTTTTGCCGGTATTATCCTGGATAAAATCGGAGTACGTTACACGGCTTTACTTTCCGGAGCATTGATGGTCATCGGTGCATACATTAAATATTTCGCCGTATCCTCGGCTTTTAGCGGCTGTGCTGCCGATGAATTTTTAAAAGGTTTCTGGAATTTCTTCCCCTTCTATGAAGGCATGCCTTCTTCCGCTAAAATGGCGGCGTTAGGTTTTATGATTTTCGGTTGCGGTGTGGAAATGGCAGGTATCACGGTTTCCAAAGGTATCGTAAAATGGTTTAAAGGCAAAGAAATGGCTCTTGCCATGGGACTTGAAATGGCTATCGCACGTATCGGAGTTGCAGCAGCCGTTCTCGTATCACCGGCAATCGCCAACATGGGGGGAGTCAGCGATGCTTCCCGTTCCGTGATGTTCTGCGTCATTCTTTTGCTTGTCGGTTTTATTTCTTTCTGCGTATATTTCTTCATGGATAAAAAACTGGAGAAACAGATGGGAGAAAGCGGGGAAGAACCTGAAGAACCGTTTAAAATCAGCGATTTGGGTAAAATCTTTACCAGTAAAGTATTCTGGCTTGTCGCTTTATTATGTGTGTTGTACTATTCAGCTATTTTCCCCTTCCAGAAATATGCCATCAATATGTTGCAATGTAATCTGGATTTCACGGCAGAAAAGGCAGGTTTGATTTTTTCTGTATTCCCTTTGGGCGCTGCTGCAATTACACCCATTTTGGGTAACTATCTGGACCGGAAAGGAAAGGGGGCTTCCATGCTTATATTCGGAGCTCTCCTGATGATTATCTGTCACCTTACATTTGCGCTCGCATTACCGGTATTGAAAGGCAGTATGGCAGGGCCGGTCATTGCATTTACAGCCATCATCCTACTCGGAATTTCCTTCTCACTCGTTCCTGCGGCGTTGTGGCCGAGTGTCCCGAAATTAGTTGACGATCGTCTGTTGGGATCGGCTTATGCCGTCATTTTCTGGATTCAGAATATAGGTTTATTTGCATTCCCGATGATTATCGGCAATGTTTTGGCGGCAGTAAACCCGGGCATCACCGACCCGCTACAATACAATTACACCGTTCCGATGCTGGTATTTGCCAGCTTGGGTGTATTTGCCCTATTATTGGGTCTCTGGTTGAAAAAAGAAGATAAAATCAAAGGTTACGGTTTGGAATTACCGAATATCAAAAAGGATTAA